One Bombina bombina isolate aBomBom1 chromosome 5, aBomBom1.pri, whole genome shotgun sequence DNA segment encodes these proteins:
- the LOC128659889 gene encoding gastrula zinc finger protein XlCGF26.1-like, which yields MNSYVLDKHVNGSYPSFTTGSIRIIPQTPILLDTNDYSQTLGISQQMFKGDDEFAGTGQQSLCTESNLVIKQEDNISDLSSEIIIPEDKPHIFTELSKHIKDRKSLQSSQMIHTKEKPFKSTEHHKIHTGEKPHTCTECSKCFTQISNLKTHKKIHTGEKPFTCTECGKSFTLMGNLKTHERSHTGVKPFTCTECGKSFTQKSKLKTHERIHTGVKPFTCTECGKSFTLMGNLKKHERRHTGVKPFTCTECGASFTQKSVLKTHERIHTGVKPFTCTECGTSFSRMDGLKNHEKTHTGEKPFTCTECGISFIKKSKLKIHERIHTGVKPFTCTECGTSFSRMDGLKSHERIHTGEKPFICTECGKGFTEKCILKSHERIHTGEKPFTCTCGKSFTHKSTMKNHERIHKGRNLSHV from the coding sequence acaaacacgtgaatggttcatatccatccttcactacaggaagcatcagaattaTACCGCAAACTCCAATACTCTTAGACACTAacgactattcacaaacattgggtatATCACAGCAGATGTTTAAAGGAGATGATGAATTTGctggaactgggcagcaatcattatgtacagagagtaatttagtcatcaaacaagaggacaacatttctgacttatctagtgaaattattatccctgaggataaaccacacatATTTACTGagctttcaaaacatattaaagataggaaaagtctacagtctagccaaatgattcatacaaaggagaaaccttttaAATCTAcagaacaccacaaaattcacacaggtgagaagccacacacatgtactgagtgcagcaaatgttttacacaaattagtaatctgaaaactcataaaaagattcacacaggagaaaagcctttcacatgtacagagtgtggaaaaagttttacactaatgggtaatctgaaaactcatgaaaggagtcacacaggggtaaagcctttcacatgtacagagtgtggaaaaagttttacacaaaagagtaaactgaaaactcatgaaaggattcacacaggggtaaagcctttcacatgtacagagtgtggaaaaagttttacactaatgggtaatctgaaaaagcatgaaaggagacACACAGGGGTAAAGCCTtttacgtgtacagagtgtggagcaagttttacacaaaagagtgttctgaaaactcatgaaaggattcacacaggggtaaagcctttcacatgtacagaatgtggaacAAGTTTTTCACGAATGGAtggtctgaaaaatcatgaaaagactcacacaggagaaaagcctttcacatgtacagagtgtggaataagttttataaaaaagagtaaactgaaaattcatgaaaggattcacacaggggtaaagcctttcacatgtacagaatgtggaacAAGTTTTTCACGAATGGAtggtctgaaaagtcatgaaaggattcacacaggagaaaaacctttcatatgtacagagtgtggaaaaggatttacagAAAAGTGTattctgaaaagtcatgaaaggattcacacaggagaaaagcctttcacgtgtacatgtggaaaaagttttacacataagagtactatgaaaaatcatgaaaggattcacaagggaagaaacctttcacatgtttag